Proteins encoded by one window of Gemmatimonas aurantiaca:
- a CDS encoding DUF4159 domain-containing protein: protein MRSTQRFARWSLFAICALLPLGTMALRGPGRLAIARLQYEGGGDWYGNPSSLPNLIQAIAERTSLPIERTEARVRLTDSSLFDYPFLHMTGHGDVKFSETEVKRLREYLTRGGFLHADDNYGLDETFRREMARVFPDRPLVEVPYSHPIYHLVYDFPSGPPKVHEHDGKPAKGYGIFIGNRLAVYYTFSADLGNGWEDVGTYPDPPALHEQALRMGVNLFTYATTSRVQP, encoded by the coding sequence ATGCGGTCTACGCAGCGCTTCGCCCGATGGTCTCTCTTTGCGATCTGCGCGCTGCTGCCGCTGGGCACGATGGCGCTGCGCGGTCCGGGTCGACTGGCGATCGCCCGTCTCCAGTATGAGGGTGGCGGGGACTGGTACGGCAATCCGTCCAGTCTGCCGAATCTCATCCAGGCCATCGCCGAACGCACCTCGTTGCCGATCGAGCGCACGGAAGCGCGGGTGCGGCTCACCGATTCGTCGCTGTTCGACTACCCGTTCCTGCACATGACGGGGCACGGCGACGTGAAGTTCAGCGAGACCGAAGTGAAACGCCTGCGCGAGTATCTCACGCGCGGCGGTTTCCTGCACGCCGACGACAACTACGGACTCGACGAAACGTTCCGGCGCGAGATGGCGCGGGTGTTTCCCGATCGCCCGCTGGTCGAGGTGCCGTATTCGCACCCGATCTATCATCTCGTGTACGACTTCCCGAGCGGGCCGCCCAAGGTGCACGAGCACGATGGCAAACCCGCGAAGGGCTACGGCATCTTCATCGGAAACCGGCTGGCCGTGTACTACACCTTCTCCGCCGATCTCGGGAACGGCTGGGAGGATGTCGGCACGTATCCCGATCCGCCCGCCCTGCACGAACAGGCGCTGCGCATGGGAGTGAATCTGTTCACGTATGCGACCACCAGCCGGGTGCAGCCATGA
- the rsmI gene encoding 16S rRNA (cytidine(1402)-2'-O)-methyltransferase yields the protein MALWPEAVIPGALHIVSTPIGHLGDITLRALAVLQQAAAICCEDTRHARPLLDRYGIGTPTLALHEHNEASVTPRLIERLQGGEPLALISDAGTPLVSDPGARLVETAAALGIRIVPVPGASATLAALVASGLAPHPFTVLGFLDRKGKDRENQLALAARLPHSVVVFESPNRLVDTLRAVAEITGGQRHVAVARELTKHFEEIRRGTLAEVAAYYEAVPPRGEIVLVLAGAEVAEPSEDGLRAVAGALREQGFRPRDIVRMLMDEHGASRNLAYRLAHDT from the coding sequence GTGGCGCTCTGGCCAGAGGCGGTCATCCCGGGGGCGCTGCATATCGTCAGCACCCCCATTGGTCATCTGGGGGACATCACCCTCCGGGCGCTTGCGGTGCTGCAGCAGGCCGCCGCGATCTGCTGTGAGGACACCCGCCACGCGCGGCCGCTGCTCGACCGCTACGGCATCGGTACGCCCACGCTGGCGCTGCACGAGCACAACGAGGCCAGCGTCACCCCGCGCCTGATCGAGCGCCTGCAGGGCGGGGAACCGCTGGCCCTGATCAGTGATGCCGGCACGCCGCTGGTGTCCGATCCCGGTGCGCGTCTGGTGGAAACCGCGGCGGCGCTCGGCATCCGTATCGTCCCCGTGCCTGGCGCTTCGGCCACACTGGCCGCGCTCGTGGCATCGGGACTCGCGCCTCATCCCTTCACGGTGCTCGGTTTTCTCGACCGCAAAGGAAAGGATCGCGAGAATCAACTGGCGCTGGCCGCACGTCTGCCGCACAGCGTCGTGGTGTTCGAATCACCGAATCGCTTGGTGGACACGTTGCGTGCCGTGGCGGAGATTACCGGTGGGCAGCGTCACGTCGCGGTTGCGCGGGAGCTGACCAAACATTTCGAAGAGATTCGCCGCGGAACGCTCGCGGAGGTCGCCGCGTATTACGAGGCGGTTCCTCCACGTGGGGAAATCGTGTTGGTCCTGGCCGGTGCCGAAGTGGCAGAACCGTCGGAAGACGGACTGCGCGCGGTGGCCGGCGCCCTGCGTGAGCAAGGCTTCCGTCCTCGCGACATCGTGCGGATGCTCATGGACGAACACGGTGCCAGTCGCAATCTCGCCTACCGTCTCGCTCACGATACCTGA
- the trxA gene encoding thioredoxin: MANAVEVKDDTFATEIEQHQGLAVVDFWATWCAPCRMIAPIVEQLATDYAGQAKVAKLDVDNNQRTAARFNVRSIPTILFFKDGKLVDQVVGAVPRPALEAKFKEHV; this comes from the coding sequence ATGGCCAACGCAGTGGAAGTGAAGGACGATACTTTTGCCACCGAAATCGAGCAGCATCAGGGGCTCGCGGTGGTCGATTTCTGGGCGACGTGGTGCGCGCCCTGCCGCATGATCGCCCCGATCGTGGAGCAGCTCGCGACGGACTATGCCGGTCAGGCCAAGGTGGCCAAGCTCGACGTGGACAACAATCAGCGGACGGCGGCGCGCTTCAACGTGCGCTCCATCCCCACGATCCTGTTCTTCAAGGACGGCAAGTTGGTGGACCAGGTGGTCGGCGCGGTGCCGCGTCCCGCCCTGGAAGCGAAGTTCAAGGAGCACGTCTGA
- the mce gene encoding methylmalonyl-CoA epimerase, which produces MTESVRRGTRIAHIGIAVRALDELLPFYRDVLGMPDVPLDDADGASIAGLAAGESLVELLEAQSEDTPIGKYVAKRGPGIHHVCFAVDDLDGTLQKCRDAGLRLIDETPRIGAEGKRIAFLHPSATGGVLVELSEY; this is translated from the coding sequence ATGACCGAATCCGTTCGCCGCGGCACGCGCATCGCCCATATCGGCATTGCCGTCCGCGCTCTCGACGAGCTGCTTCCCTTCTACCGGGATGTGCTCGGCATGCCCGATGTACCCCTCGACGATGCCGACGGTGCCTCGATCGCGGGGCTGGCCGCCGGTGAATCCCTCGTGGAGTTGCTCGAAGCACAGTCCGAAGACACCCCGATCGGCAAGTACGTCGCCAAACGGGGGCCGGGCATTCATCACGTCTGTTTTGCGGTGGACGACCTCGACGGCACCCTTCAGAAATGCCGAGACGCCGGCCTCCGGCTCATCGACGAAACCCCGCGCATCGGCGCGGAAGGCAAGCGCATCGCCTTCCTGCATCCGAGTGCCACCGGGGGTGTGCTCGTCGAACTATCCGAATACTAG
- a CDS encoding pyridoxine 5'-phosphate synthase has product MAPQALRYQRLYVNIDHVATVRQARRGQDPDPVAAALLCEQAGVDGITAHLREDRRHIQDDDIHRLMTQVTTLLNLECATTDDMLSLAETLRPAQVTLVPERREEITTEGGLDVVRQEAVLRDAVARLRAAGIRTSLFIDPDHDAVAVSARIGADAVELHTGQYAHAPRDPATLQALRHAAAQGAALGIAVHAGHGLSVANVGPVAAIPEIEELNIGHAIVGRAIFVGLEAAVREIRNAMDEARAADLF; this is encoded by the coding sequence ATGGCTCCACAGGCCCTTCGTTACCAGCGTCTCTACGTCAACATCGACCACGTGGCCACCGTGCGGCAGGCCCGCCGCGGCCAGGATCCCGATCCGGTGGCCGCCGCCCTGCTCTGCGAACAGGCCGGGGTCGATGGCATCACCGCCCACCTGCGGGAAGACCGTCGCCACATCCAGGACGACGACATCCACCGCCTGATGACGCAGGTGACCACGCTCCTCAACCTCGAGTGTGCCACTACTGACGACATGCTCTCGCTCGCCGAAACACTTCGGCCCGCGCAGGTGACACTGGTGCCCGAGCGCCGCGAGGAGATTACGACGGAGGGTGGACTGGACGTGGTCCGGCAGGAGGCCGTGTTGCGCGACGCCGTGGCACGGCTCCGGGCAGCCGGGATCCGCACCAGCCTGTTCATCGACCCCGATCACGATGCCGTCGCGGTGAGTGCGCGCATCGGAGCCGACGCCGTGGAACTGCACACCGGACAATACGCGCATGCCCCCCGGGACCCTGCCACGCTGCAGGCCCTGCGTCATGCCGCCGCGCAGGGTGCGGCGCTCGGCATCGCCGTGCACGCCGGCCATGGCCTGTCGGTGGCCAACGTGGGGCCGGTGGCGGCCATCCCCGAAATCGAAGAGCTCAACATCGGGCACGCCATCGTGGGACGCGCCATCTTTGTCGGCCTGGAAGCCGCGGTACGGGAAATCCGGAACGCCATGGACGAAGCGCGCGCCGCCGATCTCTTCTGA
- a CDS encoding lysylphosphatidylglycerol synthase transmembrane domain-containing protein — MSSWKTWVGFGLSALLLWWTLRGVNLADVWTVLRTSNALLFAACTVVATCIFPLRARRWRPILEPVAGRLPFGPLWRSTAIGMMMNNVFPLRAGEFGRAFALTREVPRVALTTALSSLGVDRVFDALVLFGMMFAAMLDPRFPAGATIAGQSIPQLARGGLVFLLLLLAVCYAVVLQPARIVAWTGAIARRVVPRFADALVGFVELGIGGLAVLRDTRRFLAVMAWAIAHWAVHALGLYLGFMAVGVEVPFSAALFLQGVLGIGVAIPSSPGFFGVFEAAAVAGLGVYGVPKELAISWALGYHLLSFIPITVFGAVYFARLGLSFGNVRHAQDTAAESA; from the coding sequence GTGAGCAGTTGGAAGACCTGGGTCGGGTTCGGCCTCAGCGCGTTGCTCCTGTGGTGGACGTTGCGTGGCGTGAACCTCGCCGACGTCTGGACGGTGCTCCGCACATCGAACGCTCTGCTGTTCGCGGCGTGCACGGTGGTCGCCACCTGCATCTTTCCGCTGCGCGCGCGTCGTTGGCGTCCCATTCTGGAACCGGTGGCGGGCCGCCTGCCCTTCGGGCCGCTGTGGCGCAGCACCGCCATCGGCATGATGATGAACAACGTCTTCCCCCTGCGGGCCGGCGAGTTCGGCCGTGCCTTCGCCCTCACCCGCGAAGTGCCACGTGTGGCACTCACCACCGCGCTGAGCTCCCTGGGTGTGGACCGGGTGTTCGATGCCCTGGTGTTGTTCGGCATGATGTTCGCCGCAATGCTCGATCCGCGATTCCCTGCCGGCGCGACCATCGCGGGGCAGTCCATTCCGCAGCTCGCGCGCGGCGGCCTCGTGTTCCTGCTGCTGCTGCTGGCGGTGTGTTATGCGGTGGTGCTGCAACCGGCGCGCATCGTGGCCTGGACCGGCGCCATTGCCCGCCGCGTCGTGCCCCGGTTCGCCGATGCCCTCGTGGGATTCGTGGAACTGGGCATCGGCGGACTGGCCGTGCTGCGCGACACGCGGCGTTTCCTGGCCGTCATGGCGTGGGCCATCGCACACTGGGCGGTGCACGCTCTCGGTCTGTATCTCGGGTTCATGGCTGTCGGCGTGGAGGTGCCCTTCAGTGCCGCCCTGTTCCTGCAGGGTGTGCTGGGCATCGGCGTGGCCATCCCGAGTTCACCGGGGTTCTTCGGCGTGTTCGAAGCTGCGGCCGTTGCCGGACTCGGTGTGTATGGCGTCCCCAAGGAACTCGCCATCAGTTGGGCACTGGGTTACCACCTGCTGAGTTTCATTCCCATCACGGTATTCGGGGCCGTGTACTTCGCGCGTCTTGGTCTCAGCTTCGGCAATGTGCGTCATGCGCAGGACACCGCCGCGGAGTCGGCGTGA
- a CDS encoding threonine/serine dehydratase, translated as MTSPVLVAPSIEDIRAAAARIAPYAAVTPLLESPALDAVAGGRVLLKAEVLQHTGSFKLRGALNRLLQLTPEERTRGVVAFSSGNHAQAVAYSATLLGMTSTIVMPKDAPPLKIERTRAFGAEVVLYDRYTEDRVAIGGAIAARTGATVVPPFEDPHVVAGQGTLALETLEQAAARGATPDRLYVNCGGGGLTAGCALAAEALSPETVVHPCEPEDFDDTTRSLELGHRVANAPGHRSICDAIVTEIPGEFTFSINQPRVGAGLRVSDDEVLAAIAFAVRELKLVVEPGGAAALAALLSGRLDTRGRTTLVVVTGGNIDPAILARAIGVG; from the coding sequence ATGACATCGCCTGTGCTGGTTGCTCCCTCCATCGAGGACATTCGTGCGGCCGCCGCGCGAATCGCCCCCTATGCGGCCGTCACGCCGCTGCTCGAATCCCCGGCGCTCGACGCCGTCGCCGGTGGCCGGGTGCTGCTCAAGGCCGAAGTCCTGCAGCATACGGGATCCTTCAAACTGCGTGGCGCACTCAATCGACTGCTGCAACTCACGCCGGAAGAACGTACACGTGGCGTGGTGGCGTTTTCTTCCGGCAATCATGCCCAGGCCGTGGCCTACAGCGCGACCCTGCTCGGCATGACGTCGACCATCGTGATGCCGAAGGATGCCCCACCGCTCAAGATCGAACGCACCCGGGCGTTCGGTGCGGAGGTCGTGCTCTACGATCGCTACACCGAAGACCGCGTGGCCATCGGCGGTGCCATCGCCGCAAGAACCGGTGCCACCGTCGTTCCGCCATTCGAAGATCCGCACGTCGTGGCCGGCCAGGGCACGCTGGCGCTCGAAACGCTCGAGCAGGCGGCCGCGCGCGGAGCGACGCCCGATCGGCTGTATGTGAACTGTGGCGGTGGCGGCCTCACCGCCGGCTGCGCACTGGCCGCGGAGGCGCTCTCTCCGGAGACCGTCGTGCACCCGTGCGAACCGGAGGATTTCGACGATACCACCCGCTCGCTCGAACTCGGACATCGTGTAGCCAATGCACCGGGACACCGGTCCATCTGCGATGCCATCGTCACCGAAATCCCTGGGGAGTTCACCTTCTCCATCAATCAGCCGCGCGTGGGCGCGGGGTTGCGGGTCTCCGACGACGAAGTGCTGGCCGCCATCGCCTTCGCCGTGCGTGAACTCAAGCTGGTCGTGGAACCGGGCGGCGCGGCCGCACTGGCCGCTCTCCTTTCCGGTCGCCTCGACACCCGCGGGCGCACCACGCTCGTGGTGGTGACCGGTGGCAACATCGATCCTGCCATTCTCGCGCGCGCGATCGGAGTGGGATGA
- a CDS encoding alpha/beta fold hydrolase gives MAVSVPGDWPWPSKQHATAEGALHFIDVGVGPLVVFVHGTPTCSYEWRHQIQALHASHRCVAMDHLGFGRSERPSGAAYTPEAHAVRFRSFMDALAPAEPFTLVVHDFGGPIALDWALDHPARIARLIVVNSWMWSFEDDPVMWKRARMADGWLVRQLYRHANASLRLLLPAAYGDRRRIDPHAHRYYQSLFPDAESREQVLFTLARSLTRSSAYFARLWDGRALLQTVPMTLLWGTADRAFPVPVLERWHAAFPHADVRTFEGVGHWPHEEASDAFTTSLLHILQPRIHA, from the coding sequence ATGGCGGTGTCCGTGCCCGGCGATTGGCCCTGGCCATCGAAGCAGCATGCGACAGCCGAGGGTGCGTTGCATTTCATCGACGTCGGCGTCGGTCCGCTGGTCGTCTTCGTGCACGGCACGCCCACCTGCAGCTACGAGTGGCGACATCAGATACAGGCCCTGCACGCGAGCCATCGCTGCGTGGCGATGGATCATCTGGGATTCGGCCGAAGTGAGCGGCCTTCCGGTGCGGCCTACACACCGGAAGCGCACGCGGTGCGTTTCCGGTCGTTCATGGACGCGCTGGCCCCCGCCGAACCGTTCACGCTCGTCGTGCACGACTTCGGCGGCCCCATCGCATTGGACTGGGCGCTCGATCATCCCGCGCGGATCGCCCGATTGATCGTCGTGAACAGCTGGATGTGGAGTTTCGAAGACGACCCGGTCATGTGGAAACGGGCACGCATGGCCGACGGGTGGCTGGTGCGCCAGCTGTACCGGCACGCCAATGCGTCGTTGCGGCTGTTGCTGCCGGCGGCCTATGGAGACAGACGCCGTATCGATCCCCACGCCCATCGGTACTACCAGTCGCTGTTTCCCGACGCCGAAAGTCGTGAGCAGGTACTCTTCACACTGGCGCGGTCTCTCACCCGCAGCAGCGCGTACTTTGCGCGGCTCTGGGATGGCCGGGCCCTGCTGCAGACCGTTCCCATGACCCTTCTCTGGGGAACGGCCGATCGCGCGTTCCCGGTGCCGGTGCTCGAACGTTGGCATGCGGCCTTCCCCCACGCGGATGTGCGCACATTCGAGGGGGTGGGCCACTGGCCGCACGAGGAGGCATCGGATGCCTTCACGACGTCGTTGCTGCACATTCTCCAACCGCGGATCCACGCATGA
- a CDS encoding dienelactone hydrolase family protein, whose translation MKTFRNILRLPADRLATATPFAAALAFTASALFSLTPTTMTAQQPDYAAAMHAAHAHETPTASGAALIAPRVPVTGDMVQYGVVDGAAVRGYLARPSGAAKAGPAIVMVHEWWGINDNIKAMADRYAGEGYTVLAVDLFGGQVATTADAAMKLYQAGMADIGKGERNVAAAVDYLRKNGATSVGSVGYCFGGHWSLRTGLAGGANVNAVVMYYGAPITDAQGLSRLRAPVLGLFGGKDTGIPVDSVRAMEAQMKKAGRTVTIHIYPNAGHAFANPSGQSYDKATADDAWTRTLAFFKANLK comes from the coding sequence ATGAAGACCTTCCGCAACATTCTCCGCCTTCCCGCCGATCGGCTCGCAACCGCGACACCGTTCGCGGCTGCGCTGGCCTTCACGGCCTCGGCTCTGTTCTCCCTCACGCCGACCACCATGACCGCACAACAGCCCGACTATGCGGCCGCCATGCATGCGGCGCACGCGCACGAAACGCCGACCGCATCGGGCGCCGCGCTGATCGCGCCGCGTGTGCCCGTGACCGGTGACATGGTGCAATACGGCGTCGTCGATGGCGCGGCCGTGCGTGGATACCTCGCCCGTCCCAGTGGGGCGGCCAAGGCGGGACCGGCCATCGTCATGGTGCACGAATGGTGGGGCATCAACGACAACATCAAAGCTATGGCCGACCGGTATGCCGGCGAAGGCTACACCGTGCTCGCCGTCGATCTCTTCGGAGGACAGGTGGCCACCACCGCGGATGCCGCGATGAAGTTGTATCAGGCCGGCATGGCCGATATCGGAAAAGGCGAACGCAATGTCGCGGCCGCCGTCGACTATCTGCGCAAGAACGGCGCGACCTCGGTGGGCAGCGTGGGCTACTGCTTCGGCGGTCACTGGTCCCTGCGGACGGGGCTCGCGGGCGGCGCCAACGTCAACGCGGTGGTGATGTACTACGGCGCGCCGATCACCGACGCGCAGGGACTCTCACGCCTCCGGGCGCCGGTGCTTGGCCTCTTCGGCGGGAAGGACACCGGCATCCCGGTCGACAGCGTACGCGCCATGGAAGCACAGATGAAGAAGGCCGGCCGTACGGTGACGATTCACATCTACCCGAACGCCGGTCACGCCTTCGCGAATCCCTCGGGACAGTCGTACGACAAAGCCACGGCCGATGACGCGTGGACGCGCACGCTCGCGTTCTTCAAGGCCAACCTCAAGTAA
- a CDS encoding TldD/PmbA family protein produces the protein MTTRRDFLRTGGVALGGLALSPTLLPALPSTLPGHASLFPPAAPLPPLYTDPATRELMMEALDAAKRAGASWADVRISRNRNNSVQTREKQVTDVVDVDTMGCGVRVLVDGCWGFAATQELTKAGVGGAAQEAVALAKANRMARDRRVELAPTPAHPDVTWRSSYTIDPFTIAVEEKADLLLRANAAALTVTNVRFVNSGLSFVKEERNYANTEGTVTTQDYVRSWVTMSCTAVAPDRTGTAVRGPEVVQPAGRGWEYVLEADIVNNAKVWAGEAAEKLTARPVEPGRYDLILHPSQLFLTIHESIGHSTELDRAMGYEANYAGTSFISPPEKVLGSLRLGPPMMNVIGNRSEVGALATIGYDDDGVQPEDFHIVKDGVFVDYQTTREQAPWLRSWYEKNGKPLRSHGCAYAQSWADVSFQRMPNVSLQPGDKDIGWDDLIAATDKGIAMIGRASYSIDQQRYNAQFGAQLCYEIRKGKIVGQVKDAAYQMRTPDFWNTLDMLGGKKSYMHGGTFNDGKGQPGQANAVSHGCPPARFRNANIINTGRDV, from the coding sequence ATGACCACACGTCGAGATTTCCTGCGCACCGGCGGCGTTGCCCTCGGTGGCCTGGCCCTCTCTCCCACGCTGCTGCCCGCACTGCCATCCACGCTGCCGGGCCATGCGTCGCTCTTTCCGCCCGCGGCGCCGCTTCCTCCGCTCTATACCGACCCGGCCACCCGCGAACTCATGATGGAAGCGCTCGACGCGGCCAAACGCGCCGGCGCATCCTGGGCCGATGTGCGCATCTCGCGCAATCGCAACAACAGCGTGCAGACACGCGAGAAGCAGGTCACCGACGTGGTGGATGTCGACACCATGGGCTGCGGCGTGCGGGTGCTCGTCGACGGGTGCTGGGGATTCGCCGCCACGCAGGAACTCACCAAGGCCGGTGTGGGTGGTGCCGCGCAGGAAGCCGTGGCGCTGGCCAAGGCCAATCGGATGGCCCGCGACCGTCGTGTCGAGCTGGCGCCCACGCCTGCCCACCCCGACGTGACCTGGCGATCGAGCTACACCATCGATCCGTTCACGATTGCCGTCGAGGAGAAGGCCGATCTCCTGCTGCGAGCCAACGCCGCCGCGCTCACGGTGACCAATGTGCGTTTCGTGAACTCCGGATTGTCGTTCGTGAAGGAAGAACGCAACTACGCCAACACCGAAGGCACCGTCACCACGCAGGACTATGTGCGCAGTTGGGTGACCATGAGTTGCACCGCCGTTGCGCCCGATCGCACGGGCACGGCCGTGCGCGGCCCGGAAGTGGTGCAGCCCGCCGGTCGCGGCTGGGAGTACGTGCTCGAAGCCGACATCGTGAACAATGCGAAGGTGTGGGCCGGGGAGGCCGCGGAGAAACTCACGGCCAGACCGGTCGAACCGGGACGTTACGATCTCATCCTGCATCCCTCGCAACTGTTCCTCACCATCCACGAGTCCATCGGGCACTCCACCGAACTCGATCGGGCCATGGGCTACGAAGCCAACTACGCGGGCACGAGTTTCATCTCGCCGCCGGAGAAGGTGCTGGGTTCACTCCGCCTCGGTCCGCCCATGATGAATGTCATCGGCAACCGCAGTGAGGTCGGCGCGCTGGCCACCATCGGCTACGACGACGACGGCGTGCAGCCGGAAGACTTCCACATCGTGAAGGACGGTGTGTTCGTCGACTACCAGACCACGCGCGAACAGGCACCCTGGCTGCGCAGTTGGTACGAGAAGAACGGCAAGCCGCTGCGCTCGCACGGCTGCGCCTACGCGCAGAGCTGGGCGGATGTCTCCTTCCAGCGCATGCCCAACGTGTCGCTCCAGCCCGGCGACAAGGACATCGGCTGGGACGATCTCATCGCCGCCACCGACAAGGGCATCGCCATGATCGGGCGCGCGTCGTACTCCATCGACCAGCAGCGTTACAACGCGCAGTTCGGCGCACAGCTCTGCTACGAAATCCGCAAGGGCAAGATCGTCGGGCAGGTGAAGGACGCGGCGTATCAGATGCGCACGCCCGATTTCTGGAACACGCTCGACATGCTCGGCGGCAAGAAGAGCTACATGCACGGCGGCACATTCAACGATGGCAAGGGACAGCCCGGTCAGGCGAATGCCGTCAGCCATGGCTGCCCACCTGCCCGCTTCCGCAACGCCAACATCATCAACACGGGACGCGACGTATGA